One genomic segment of Candidatus Thermodiscus eudorianus includes these proteins:
- a CDS encoding Mrp/NBP35 family ATP-binding protein gives MSSMRINRGEYKAVAQRMKALQEQQKKIVERMKRIKYKIAIMSNKGGVGKSFVTASLAAALAVSGKRVGVLDADVHGPSIHKLLGLPTGLGMPARADGTIMPVEVPPGIKVASLGLLLPEDETPLIWRGPIKTSALRELLAYTEWGDLDYLLIDLPPGTGDEQLTIAQLIPKLTGFILVTIPSDLSKAIVLKGLSFARRLNVPVIGIIENMSYFRCPGGTIHYIFGKGAAEEIARKYGIEFLGSIPIDPRIREANDKGKIFFIEYPDSEASKAFVKIAEKVMGRVEGLKQE, from the coding sequence ATGTCGTCCATGAGAATCAACAGGGGGGAATACAAGGCTGTTGCACAGAGGATGAAGGCACTACAGGAGCAACAGAAGAAGATAGTGGAGAGGATGAAGAGGATCAAGTACAAGATCGCTATCATGAGCAACAAGGGTGGTGTCGGAAAGAGCTTTGTGACCGCGAGCCTAGCCGCGGCTCTTGCGGTCTCTGGTAAGAGGGTCGGCGTGCTAGATGCCGATGTCCACGGACCAAGCATCCACAAGTTACTGGGCCTTCCAACGGGACTCGGGATGCCTGCAAGAGCTGACGGAACTATAATGCCGGTCGAGGTCCCTCCGGGCATAAAGGTTGCTAGCCTCGGCCTGCTGCTCCCAGAGGACGAGACTCCACTAATATGGAGGGGGCCTATCAAGACGAGCGCACTAAGAGAGCTACTAGCATATACTGAATGGGGGGACCTTGATTACCTCCTAATAGATCTGCCTCCGGGTACTGGCGACGAGCAACTTACTATAGCCCAGTTGATACCGAAGCTCACTGGATTCATACTGGTAACTATACCGAGCGACCTATCCAAGGCTATAGTGTTAAAGGGTCTATCATTCGCTAGGAGGCTCAACGTGCCGGTTATAGGGATTATCGAGAACATGTCTTACTTCAGGTGTCCCGGTGGCACAATACACTATATATTCGGGAAGGGCGCAGCCGAGGAGATAGCCAGGAAGTACGGTATCGAGTTTCTAGGATCTATACCAATAGACCCTAGGATTAGGGAAGCGAACGATAAAGGTAAGATCTTCTTCATAGAGTACCCCGACTCGGAGGCGAGCAAGGCCTTTGTAAAAATAGCGGAGAAGGTTATGGGTAGAGTCGAGGGATTAAAACAAGAGTAG
- a CDS encoding 50S ribosomal protein L23, whose translation MRPEEVIIRIHMSEKASRLLEDENTLTLIVRMEASKPDIKRAVEQLYGVKVEKVRTLVTSKGEKKAYVKLAREYSASELASKLGLV comes from the coding sequence ATGAGGCCGGAGGAGGTTATCATTAGGATTCATATGAGCGAGAAGGCTTCGAGGCTTCTCGAAGATGAGAACACGCTAACCCTGATCGTCCGGATGGAGGCTAGCAAGCCCGATATAAAGAGGGCTGTAGAGCAGTTATACGGTGTCAAGGTGGAGAAGGTCAGGACCCTGGTCACATCGAAGGGAGAGAAGAAAGCGTATGTCAAGTTGGCTAGAGAATATAGCGCATCTGAACTAGCGTCGAAGCTCGGCCTAGTCTAA
- the rpl4p gene encoding 50S ribosomal protein L4: MYSSLFLYLREPVSAPVYDVNGSVLEEITLPDVFRVPVRKDLIRRAYYSEFTAKLQPKGRDPMAGKRTSARSLGAHHGVSRVPRIRGSMRAALVNMTRGGRLAHPPRVEKRIHEEINRVEKRIATMSALAATSIVDLVRGRGHRFSVESLPVILDSGVLDAVSKVSQAKELLEKIGVYDDVLRARSGKRWRAGKGKMRGRRYKQPVSILFIVENHRSPFALSVKGLPGVSVAEPWNVGVIHLAPGGEPGRLTVITRGALDQLKARFRVIAP, encoded by the coding sequence TTTATGACGTAAATGGTAGTGTCCTGGAGGAGATCACCCTCCCCGACGTGTTTAGAGTACCCGTTAGGAAGGATTTGATAAGAAGGGCGTACTACAGCGAGTTCACGGCAAAATTGCAGCCCAAGGGAAGAGATCCTATGGCCGGTAAGAGAACCAGTGCCAGGAGCCTCGGAGCCCACCACGGGGTTTCAAGGGTACCTAGAATCAGGGGTAGTATGAGGGCCGCCTTGGTGAACATGACTAGGGGTGGGAGGCTAGCGCACCCACCGCGTGTTGAGAAGAGGATTCATGAAGAAATAAACCGCGTCGAGAAGAGGATTGCGACTATGAGTGCTCTGGCCGCGACTTCCATAGTCGACCTAGTTAGAGGGCGAGGCCACAGATTCAGCGTTGAGTCACTTCCAGTAATTCTCGATAGCGGCGTACTCGATGCCGTATCTAAAGTGTCCCAAGCCAAGGAGTTGCTGGAGAAGATCGGCGTGTATGATGATGTGCTAAGAGCTAGATCTGGTAAGAGATGGAGGGCCGGCAAGGGGAAGATGCGTGGCAGGAGATACAAACAGCCGGTCAGCATACTCTTTATCGTGGAAAACCATAGGTCCCCCTTTGCCCTGTCAGTCAAGGGCTTGCCTGGAGTCAGCGTTGCGGAGCCGTGGAATGTAGGCGTGATACACTTGGCTCCAGGTGGCGAGCCGGGCCGGTTAACTGTGATTACCAGGGGTGCTCTTGACCAGTTAAAGGCTAGGTTCAGGGTGATTGCTCCATGA